Proteins from one Desulfonema limicola genomic window:
- a CDS encoding bifunctional acetyl-CoA hydrolase/transferase family protein/GNAT family N-acetyltransferase, whose product MKNHYNQKIVSAQEAVSSIKNGSRIFLGSGCGEPQHLIRSMINKQDIEDIMLHQVLPFTLSDYLDDENFLSRFSLKVFLINAFMQKAASQGKLDYIPVYLSEVPMLLKTNQIGVDIAMIQISPPDKFGFASLGVSVDVTREAVKQAETIIAQVNPLMPRTLGNSFIHIDDIDFLVPFEEELPQHTADRADADIAQRIAFYVSDLIDDASTFQVGYGQLSYSLLKYLKDKNDLGLHTQMITDGYIHLFEKGIITNKKKTLFPDRAVAAFCMGTRKIYDYIDNNPSFSFHTADFVSDPAVIAQNDNFISISSALEIDLTGQACSDSVGRQLFSGTGDQANFIRGSGLSRGGFSIIALPSTAQNGKVSRIVPFLSQGAGIATLRADVNFVVTEYGVAQLHGKSIFQRVMELAQIAHPDFREDLIKAAKRNKYIFADQLPPRAEDLIFLEKYKISKKLRNNKIMSVRPLLPSDEIEYRNFFYSLKQDTVYLRFFRKIKVFSRTMAQAHWAFLDYRKNISLLGLVPNKGKNEIIAIGTYVGDEDNRAETAFIVREDFQSMGITTCLIKMLEKIAVENGFKGFKASVLPANKVMLNLFKKIYPDSIIFKEIDEIKIVIDF is encoded by the coding sequence ATGAAAAATCATTATAATCAAAAGATTGTTTCAGCCCAGGAAGCTGTTTCATCAATTAAAAACGGTTCCCGCATTTTTTTAGGTTCAGGCTGCGGAGAACCTCAGCATCTTATCCGCTCCATGATAAATAAGCAGGATATTGAAGATATTATGCTGCATCAGGTGCTTCCTTTTACGCTTTCAGATTACCTGGATGATGAAAATTTTCTCTCCAGGTTTTCCCTTAAAGTATTTTTAATTAATGCTTTTATGCAAAAAGCTGCATCCCAGGGCAAGCTTGACTATATTCCAGTATATCTGTCAGAAGTGCCCATGCTCCTTAAAACAAACCAGATTGGCGTAGATATTGCCATGATCCAGATAAGCCCTCCTGATAAATTCGGTTTTGCCAGTCTTGGGGTTTCAGTAGATGTTACAAGGGAAGCTGTAAAACAGGCTGAAACAATTATTGCCCAGGTAAATCCTCTTATGCCAAGAACCCTTGGCAACAGCTTTATTCATATTGACGATATAGATTTTTTAGTTCCTTTTGAAGAAGAACTGCCTCAACATACTGCAGACCGGGCAGATGCGGATATTGCTCAAAGAATTGCTTTTTATGTTTCTGATCTTATTGATGATGCCAGTACATTCCAGGTCGGCTACGGTCAATTATCATACTCTCTGCTCAAATATCTAAAAGATAAAAACGATCTTGGACTTCATACCCAGATGATTACTGATGGATATATTCATTTGTTTGAAAAAGGCATTATTACAAATAAAAAAAAGACCCTTTTTCCTGACAGGGCAGTTGCTGCGTTTTGCATGGGAACCAGGAAGATATATGATTATATTGACAACAATCCAAGTTTTTCCTTTCATACTGCTGATTTTGTAAGCGATCCGGCAGTTATTGCACAAAATGACAATTTTATATCCATCAGCTCTGCCCTGGAAATCGATCTTACAGGCCAGGCATGTTCAGATTCTGTCGGCAGGCAGTTATTCAGCGGAACCGGAGATCAGGCAAATTTTATCAGGGGTTCTGGATTATCCAGAGGAGGTTTTTCCATTATTGCCCTGCCTTCAACAGCACAAAACGGAAAGGTTTCGCGTATAGTCCCTTTTCTCAGCCAGGGAGCAGGTATTGCAACACTTAGGGCTGATGTTAATTTTGTAGTAACTGAATACGGGGTTGCCCAGCTTCATGGAAAAAGTATTTTTCAGCGTGTTATGGAACTTGCACAGATTGCTCATCCTGATTTTAGAGAAGATTTGATAAAAGCAGCAAAACGCAATAAATATATATTTGCAGATCAACTTCCTCCTCGTGCTGAAGATTTGATTTTTCTTGAAAAATATAAAATCAGCAAAAAGCTCAGGAACAATAAAATCATGTCTGTGCGCCCCCTTTTACCTTCAGATGAAATTGAATACCGCAATTTTTTCTATTCACTGAAACAAGATACTGTATATCTGAGATTTTTCAGAAAGATAAAGGTATTTTCCCGTACAATGGCCCAGGCTCACTGGGCTTTTCTGGATTATAGAAAAAATATATCCCTTCTGGGGCTTGTTCCCAATAAAGGTAAAAATGAAATTATAGCAATAGGAACCTATGTAGGAGATGAAGATAACAGGGCTGAAACAGCATTTATAGTAAGAGAGGATTTCCAGTCCATGGGAATTACAACCTGTCTTATAAAAATGCTGGAAAAAATTGCTGTTGAAAACGGTTTTAAAGGATTTAAAGCCTCTGTACTGCCTGCAAACAAAGTCATGCTGAATCTTTTTAAAAAAATATATCCTGACAGTATTATATTTAAAGAAATTGATGAGATAAAGATTGTAATTGACTTTTAA
- a CDS encoding caspase family protein — protein MKPPSILIILLTALAFTGCTAQTGQKPGHAAGSLVGQALAKQIQKPDKPAPDERAIKRKNKTTAPPILSIDTGGHMAKICDVIFTKDGKYLVSASNDKTIRIWNVETGGIERIIRGQMGEGHEGKIFAAALSPDNRWLAVGGWMKGEDGNHKIRLIDFHTGKVIRLLKGHENVILALSFSPDSRRLISGSADTTARIWDVSTGTALHTLSGHTERIYAAAFSPDGRLAVTGSDDDTLILWNAGKEPATFQKLSTLTGHTDKVKSAAFTPDGRYLLSGSWDKTIRLWDGKTGEFIKVMARQDTTVDSLTVTPDGKRVLTGSGDGLAATSCNIFSIPDGKNLTSFTQHKNIVLATAVSPDGRLAATGGGNDQEIYLWDIGSGRVRQKLAGKGKIVWSVGFGRDGRSVAWGQTWRQEKLFGYGELEQSFRLSESSQGFSLGLGETLTSDSGYIRGIESAGSISIRTPDGKINPTLQILENGKVKHEITRGSTDGNSHRSLTLTPDGRTAVSGGSNGFLTSYDTATGTKLHDFIGHTGDVWGVAVSPDGRMLVSGSDDQTVKLWDIATGRNLLTIFHASDNEWVAWTPQGYYDCSLKGDQYIGWHLNQGEDRSALYYPASQFAEQFRNPFLTAAYVETNGDLDKAVALAESRQPRKHKIEKTEITEIINLLPPEVFFKTPGSDTETKESTICIEAGAESLTHEPVTDIWLTLNGKQLRGIVRINKQSSDPDKKLSGKTASIRQCLPLDPGNNQIAVFASTKTGTSQPAILKIERKSAPAQTQEDIYKPDIYVLAIGVSKYANPAYNLNVAHKDAEAIAQTFSAQEGRLYRKAQIKLLTNQNATADNILDGLDWILKESTQKDVSVIFLAGHGENDDASNYYFIPHDGDVKSLRRTSVKWFDFQDVVSRLPSKTLMMVDTCRSGNITGTRRRGAGDLTEALRELIQASPGLIVMTASTGRESSIEKPEWGHGAFTKALVEGLRDFKADSNQNGSLEIMELNNYVTDRVKQLTKGAQHTTTEIPKIMPNFPIAVK, from the coding sequence ATGAAACCCCCCTCAATACTAATAATCCTCTTAACAGCCCTTGCTTTCACAGGCTGCACAGCCCAGACCGGTCAAAAACCCGGACATGCTGCGGGCAGCCTTGTCGGTCAAGCTCTTGCAAAGCAGATCCAAAAACCAGACAAACCAGCACCAGATGAACGCGCAATAAAACGTAAAAACAAAACCACAGCGCCCCCCATCCTTTCCATAGATACGGGCGGGCATATGGCGAAAATTTGTGATGTCATATTCACAAAGGACGGAAAATACCTGGTATCAGCTTCTAACGATAAAACCATCCGCATCTGGAATGTGGAAACCGGCGGGATTGAACGGATCATCAGGGGGCAGATGGGAGAGGGGCATGAAGGCAAAATCTTTGCTGCGGCTCTGTCGCCTGATAACCGGTGGCTGGCGGTGGGGGGATGGATGAAAGGAGAGGATGGAAATCACAAAATCCGCCTCATAGACTTCCACACCGGCAAGGTCATCCGCCTGCTCAAAGGACATGAAAACGTAATCCTTGCCCTGTCCTTTTCCCCGGACAGCCGCCGTCTGATTTCCGGCAGCGCTGATACAACCGCTCGAATCTGGGATGTATCCACCGGCACCGCCCTGCACACCCTGAGCGGACATACGGAACGAATTTACGCGGCAGCCTTCTCACCAGACGGCAGGCTGGCTGTTACCGGCAGCGATGACGACACCCTGATCCTGTGGAACGCGGGAAAAGAACCGGCAACTTTTCAAAAGTTGTCAACTCTGACCGGACACACTGATAAAGTCAAATCCGCAGCCTTCACCCCTGACGGCAGATACCTGCTTTCCGGCAGTTGGGATAAAACCATCCGCCTGTGGGATGGAAAGACAGGGGAGTTTATTAAGGTGATGGCGAGGCAGGATACGACTGTTGACAGCCTGACAGTTACGCCGGATGGAAAACGGGTGTTGACCGGAAGTGGAGACGGACTCGCTGCAACATCATGCAACATCTTTTCCATCCCAGACGGCAAAAATCTCACATCCTTTACCCAGCATAAAAACATAGTCCTGGCAACGGCAGTTTCCCCTGACGGCAGGCTTGCTGCCACCGGCGGGGGAAATGATCAGGAAATCTACCTCTGGGACATCGGCTCCGGCAGAGTCCGGCAAAAACTCGCGGGTAAAGGGAAAATAGTCTGGAGCGTGGGCTTTGGCAGGGACGGGCGGAGTGTGGCGTGGGGGCAAACATGGAGGCAGGAAAAATTATTCGGTTACGGGGAACTCGAACAAAGCTTCCGCCTGAGTGAATCCAGCCAGGGATTCAGCCTGGGGCTGGGAGAAACCTTAACAAGTGATTCAGGCTATATCAGGGGCATTGAATCCGCAGGCAGCATTTCCATCCGCACCCCTGACGGAAAAATCAACCCCACCCTTCAAATCCTTGAAAACGGGAAGGTGAAGCATGAGATCACACGAGGCTCAACAGATGGTAATTCTCACCGCAGCCTCACCCTGACCCCTGACGGCAGGACAGCAGTAAGCGGCGGCAGTAATGGCTTTCTTACTTCCTACGACACTGCCACCGGCACCAAACTCCATGATTTCATCGGCCACACAGGAGATGTCTGGGGCGTGGCAGTCTCCCCTGACGGCAGGATGCTGGTTTCCGGGTCGGATGATCAAACCGTAAAACTCTGGGACATAGCCACAGGCAGAAACCTGCTCACCATTTTTCATGCTTCTGACAATGAATGGGTTGCATGGACACCCCAGGGTTATTATGACTGCTCCCTCAAGGGCGATCAATACATCGGCTGGCATTTAAACCAGGGAGAAGACCGGTCTGCCCTGTATTATCCAGCCTCCCAGTTTGCAGAACAATTCCGCAATCCCTTTTTGACAGCAGCATATGTTGAAACAAACGGGGATTTGGACAAGGCAGTTGCCCTTGCAGAATCCCGGCAGCCCAGAAAGCACAAAATTGAAAAAACAGAAATCACGGAAATAATAAACCTCCTGCCCCCAGAAGTATTTTTTAAAACCCCTGGCTCAGACACGGAAACCAAAGAAAGCACCATCTGCATTGAAGCAGGAGCAGAATCCCTGACCCATGAACCGGTTACAGACATCTGGCTGACCTTAAACGGAAAACAACTGCGGGGAATTGTTCGGATAAACAAGCAAAGTTCTGACCCTGATAAAAAACTTTCCGGCAAAACCGCATCCATAAGACAATGCCTGCCCCTTGACCCTGGAAACAACCAGATAGCAGTTTTCGCATCCACCAAAACGGGAACCTCCCAGCCCGCAATCCTGAAAATTGAAAGAAAATCCGCGCCTGCACAGACCCAGGAGGACATATACAAACCAGACATTTACGTGCTGGCAATAGGCGTATCAAAATACGCCAACCCTGCCTACAACCTGAACGTAGCACACAAGGACGCAGAAGCCATAGCCCAGACATTTTCAGCCCAGGAAGGCAGACTGTACCGCAAAGCACAAATCAAACTCCTGACCAACCAGAACGCCACAGCCGACAATATCCTTGACGGGCTTGACTGGATTTTAAAGGAATCCACGCAAAAGGATGTAAGCGTTATTTTCCTGGCAGGACACGGGGAAAATGATGATGCGAGCAATTATTATTTTATTCCCCATGACGGAGATGTAAAAAGCCTGCGCAGAACCAGCGTAAAATGGTTTGATTTTCAAGATGTAGTCAGCCGCCTGCCAAGCAAAACCCTGATGATGGTTGACACCTGCCGCAGCGGAAACATCACCGGAACCAGGCGCAGGGGAGCAGGCGACCTGACAGAAGCCCTGCGTGAACTGATCCAGGCATCCCCCGGACTAATTGTCATGACTGCATCCACAGGAAGGGAATCAAGCATTGAAAAACCCGAATGGGGCCATGGCGCCTTTACAAAAGCGCTGGTAGAAGGACTTCGAGATTTCAAAGCAGACTCTAACCAAAACGGCTCCCTGGAAATCATGGAACTTAACAACTATGTTACAGACCGGGTAAAGCAGCTTACCAAAGGGGCGCAGCACACCACCACCGAAATCCCGAAAATAATGCCCAACTTCCCCATAGCGGTAAAATAA
- a CDS encoding AAA-like domain-containing protein, which translates to MRRFHSYGPVDCEEHFCIQRKELIGCCLKQLIGNPEKGGHYFTIWSPRQCGKTWLMRQVKKEIEKQYPEKFIVGMMSMQGLIMKNDDPDDVFFRHVPKLFRESFSLEPVKPQIWEDWTDLFSIEKGLFAKPVILFIDEFDSLPPRIIDQLVTLFRDMYLKQESFNIHGLALIGVRAVLGVDSLRGSPFNIQRSLHVPNFTREETEDLFNQYQEESGQKIESEVVKTVYDSTRGQPGLVCWFGELLTETYNPGSGRVIDMKLWQQVYSRGCYSEWNNTVLNLVKKVRSGYQDHAVKLFNNSDIRFSIDADWCSYLYLNGVIDKEETVNSRGEFIEVCRFSSPFIQLRLYNALTMDLIGERLPILALDPLDTLSDVFEPDELNIPALLERYKAYLKRLKAKGINPWKDQPRRSDLHYTEYVGHFHLYFWLRQAIEDVCIISPEFPTGNGRVDLHLKCGHSQAVIEIKSFHNHSKLEKAKEQAVKYAQNLGLSAITLAVFVPVEDEEILQKLSSSQTIEGIKLDVTAIGWT; encoded by the coding sequence ATGAGAAGATTCCATTCATACGGCCCCGTTGACTGCGAGGAACATTTCTGCATTCAGCGAAAAGAACTTATTGGCTGCTGTTTAAAACAATTAATCGGCAACCCTGAAAAAGGCGGCCATTACTTCACAATCTGGTCACCCCGCCAGTGCGGAAAAACCTGGCTCATGCGGCAGGTAAAAAAAGAAATAGAAAAGCAGTATCCTGAAAAATTTATTGTCGGCATGATGTCCATGCAGGGATTAATCATGAAAAATGATGATCCTGACGATGTTTTTTTCCGCCATGTTCCAAAACTTTTCAGGGAAAGCTTCAGCCTTGAACCTGTTAAGCCTCAAATATGGGAAGACTGGACAGACTTGTTTTCCATTGAAAAAGGGCTGTTTGCCAAACCTGTAATCCTGTTCATAGATGAATTTGACAGCCTGCCCCCAAGGATCATTGATCAACTGGTAACACTTTTCAGGGACATGTATCTGAAACAAGAAAGTTTTAATATTCACGGACTCGCGCTTATAGGTGTCCGGGCAGTCCTGGGAGTTGACAGCCTGCGCGGCTCACCTTTCAATATCCAGCGCTCCCTTCATGTTCCGAACTTCACCAGGGAAGAAACAGAAGATTTGTTTAACCAGTACCAGGAAGAAAGCGGGCAGAAAATAGAATCAGAAGTAGTAAAAACCGTATATGATTCCACAAGGGGACAGCCCGGGCTTGTGTGCTGGTTTGGGGAGCTTTTAACTGAAACATACAATCCAGGTTCAGGCAGGGTTATTGATATGAAACTCTGGCAGCAGGTTTACAGCAGGGGCTGTTATTCAGAGTGGAACAATACAGTATTGAACCTGGTAAAAAAAGTAAGATCAGGTTATCAGGATCATGCTGTTAAACTGTTTAATAACTCAGATATTCGTTTCAGCATTGATGCTGACTGGTGCAGTTATCTTTATTTAAACGGTGTTATTGATAAAGAGGAAACTGTAAACAGCAGGGGCGAATTTATTGAAGTCTGCCGTTTCTCCAGCCCTTTTATCCAACTGCGCCTGTACAATGCCCTGACAATGGATTTAATAGGCGAGCGCCTGCCCATCCTTGCCCTTGATCCCTTAGACACTCTTTCAGATGTATTTGAACCTGATGAACTTAATATCCCGGCACTCCTGGAAAGATACAAAGCATATTTGAAACGTCTCAAAGCAAAAGGCATAAATCCCTGGAAAGACCAGCCAAGACGCAGCGATCTTCATTATACTGAATATGTGGGTCATTTTCATCTTTATTTCTGGCTGAGACAGGCAATTGAAGATGTCTGCATTATCAGCCCTGAATTTCCCACAGGCAACGGACGTGTTGATCTGCACTTAAAATGCGGGCATAGTCAGGCAGTTATTGAGATCAAGAGTTTCCATAACCACTCCAAACTTGAAAAAGCAAAGGAACAGGCAGTAAAATACGCCCAAAACCTGGGACTTTCAGCCATAACCTTAGCAGTATTCGTGCCGGTAGAAGATGAAGAAATCCTGCAAAAACTTTCAAGCTCCCAGACTATTGAAGGAATAAAACTGGATGTAACAGCAATCGGGTGGACCTAA
- a CDS encoding AAA-like domain-containing protein, whose protein sequence is MRRFHSYGPVDCEEHFCIQRKELIGCCLKQLIGNPEKGGHYFTIWSPRQCGKTWLMRQVKKEIEKQYPEQFIIGMMSMQGVVMKNDEPEERFLERLPLLFWESFKMEMDKAPVNFEGFKNLFLKDKGLFSKPLILFIDEFDSLPPRIIDQLVTLFRDMYLKCESFNIHGLALIGVRAVLGVDSLRGSPFNIQRSLHVPNFTTKEVEDLFNQYQTESGQKIEPEVVKTVYDSTRGQPGLVCWFGELLTETYNPGTDKSLDLNLWKQVYSRACYSEWNNTVLNLVKKVRSGYQNYAVELFTNSDIRFSIDADWCSYLYLNGVIDKQEIINNRGEFIEICRFSSPFIQLRLYNALTMDLIGERLPILALDPLDTLSDVFEPPELNIPALLERYKAYLKRLKAKGINPWKDQPRRSDLHYTEYVGHFHLYFWLRQSIEDICIISPEFPTGNGRVDLHLKCNGKQGIIEVKSFQKQSKLERAKEQAVSYARKLNLKSITIAVFVPVEDEEILQKLSSSQTIEGVKLDVSAISWV, encoded by the coding sequence ATGAGAAGATTCCATTCATATGGCCCCGTTGACTGCGAAGAACATTTCTGCATTCAGCGAAAAGAACTTATTGGCTGCTGTTTAAAACAATTAATCGGCAACCCTGAAAAAGGCGGCCACTACTTCACAATCTGGTCACCCCGCCAGTGCGGCAAAACCTGGCTCATGCGCCAGGTAAAAAAAGAAATAGAAAAGCAGTATCCTGAACAATTTATTATCGGCATGATGTCTATGCAGGGTGTTGTAATGAAAAATGATGAACCAGAAGAAAGATTCCTGGAAAGACTGCCCCTGCTTTTCTGGGAATCTTTTAAAATGGAAATGGATAAAGCGCCCGTAAACTTTGAAGGATTTAAGAACTTGTTTTTAAAAGACAAAGGGTTATTCAGCAAACCTTTGATTTTATTTATAGACGAATTTGACAGCCTGCCCCCAAGAATCATCGATCAACTGGTAACACTGTTCAGGGACATGTATCTGAAATGTGAAAGCTTTAATATTCACGGACTCGCACTTATCGGTGTCCGGGCAGTTTTGGGAGTTGACAGCCTCCGAGGCTCACCTTTCAACATCCAGCGCTCCCTGCATGTGCCTAATTTCACAACAAAAGAGGTCGAAGACCTGTTTAATCAGTATCAAACAGAAAGCGGGCAGAAAATTGAACCGGAAGTAGTAAAAACCGTATATGATTCTACAAGAGGACAGCCCGGTCTTGTGTGCTGGTTCGGCGAGCTTTTAACTGAAACATACAACCCGGGCACAGACAAAAGTCTTGACTTAAATCTCTGGAAACAGGTTTATTCCCGTGCCTGTTACTCAGAATGGAACAATACAGTATTGAACCTTGTCAAAAAAGTAAGGTCTGGTTATCAAAATTATGCTGTTGAACTGTTCACTAATTCTGATATTCGTTTCAGCATTGATGCCGACTGGTGCAGTTATCTTTATTTAAACGGTGTTATTGACAAACAGGAGATTATAAACAACAGGGGCGAATTTATTGAAATCTGCCGATTTTCCAGCCCTTTTATCCAGCTGCGCCTTTACAATGCCCTGACAATGGATTTAATAGGCGAACGTCTGCCCATCCTTGCCCTTGATCCTTTGGACACACTTTCAGACGTGTTTGAACCTCCTGAACTCAATATCCCGGCACTCCTGGAAAGATATAAAGCATATTTAAAACGCCTCAAAGCAAAAGGCATAAATCCCTGGAAGGACCAGCCAAGACGCAGCGATCTGCATTATACTGAATATGTGGGTCATTTTCACCTGTATTTCTGGCTCAGGCAGTCAATTGAAGACATCTGTATTATCAGCCCGGAATTTCCCACAGGAAACGGACGTGTTGATCTGCACTTAAAATGCAATGGAAAACAAGGCATAATTGAAGTAAAAAGCTTCCAGAAACAATCCAAACTGGAAAGAGCAAAAGAGCAGGCAGTCAGCTACGCCAGAAAACTCAATTTGAAAAGCATAACCATTGCCGTATTCGTGCCGGTAGAAGATGAAGAAATCCTGCAAAAACTCTCAAGCTCCCAGACTATTGAAGGCGTAAAACTGGATGTATCGGCAATTAGCTGGGTTTGA
- a CDS encoding DUF2065 domain-containing protein produces MEFFLCVIGMVIFIEGLPYAAFPDKMKTWIQTMLEVPSPTLRGFGLIMMLTGLLLVYAGKG; encoded by the coding sequence ATGGAGTTTTTCCTTTGTGTAATTGGTATGGTAATTTTTATAGAAGGACTTCCATATGCAGCATTTCCGGATAAGATGAAAACATGGATACAAACCATGCTTGAAGTTCCTTCACCTACACTCAGGGGTTTTGGCTTGATTATGATGCTTACCGGTCTTTTGCTGGTATATGCAGGAAAAGGATAA
- a CDS encoding AAA-like domain-containing protein: MRRFHSYGPVDCEEHFCIQRKELINKCFKQLIGNPEKGGHYFTIWSPRQCGKTWLMRQVKKEIEKQYPEKFTIGMMSMQGVILEDRDSENEILSWFPGLFRDSVKIQPDPPGDWKAWTKFFHKTEGLFKKPLILFIDEFDSLPSKMIDRLVTLFRDMYLKREDYNIHGLALIGVRAVLGVDSLRGSPFNIQRSLHVPNFTTEEVEDLFNQYQTESGQKIKSEVVKTVYDSTKGQPGLVCWFGELLTETYNPGTDKIINMSVWENVYAAALHKEWNNTVLNLIKKAQGQYADYVLELFTKSDLPFSIRAEWCSYLYLNGIIDSMESGDSSGSRTYVCRFSSPFVQTCLYEAFTMDFAGDRLPILALDPLDTLSDVFEPPELNIPALLERYKAYLKRLKAKGINPWKDQPRRSDLHYTEYVGHFHLYFWLRQAIEDICIISPEFPTGNGRVDLHLKCDGKQGIIEVKSFQKQSKLERAKEQAVKYAEKLNISAITLAVFVPVEDENILAKLSSRQIIDGITLDVSAIGWV; the protein is encoded by the coding sequence ATGAGAAGATTCCATTCATACGGCCCCGTTGACTGCGAGGAACATTTCTGCATTCAGCGAAAAGAACTTATTAACAAGTGCTTTAAACAATTAATCGGCAACCCTGAAAAAGGAGGCCACTACTTCACAATCTGGTCACCCCGCCAATGCGGTAAAACCTGGCTCATGCGCCAGGTTAAAAAGGAAATTGAAAAACAGTATCCTGAAAAATTCACTATCGGCATGATGTCCATGCAGGGTGTGATTTTGGAAGACAGGGACTCTGAAAATGAAATCCTGTCATGGTTTCCAGGACTTTTCAGGGATTCGGTCAAAATCCAGCCTGATCCCCCTGGGGATTGGAAAGCATGGACAAAATTTTTCCATAAAACAGAAGGCTTATTCAAAAAACCCCTTATTCTTTTCATAGATGAATTTGACAGCCTGCCCTCAAAAATGATTGACAGGCTGGTAACACTTTTCAGGGACATGTATTTAAAACGTGAAGATTATAATATTCACGGCCTTGCATTAATAGGAGTCCGTGCAGTTCTGGGAGTTGACAGCCTCCGCGGTTCACCTTTCAACATCCAGCGCTCCCTGCATGTGCCGAACTTCACAACAGAAGAAGTAGAAGACCTGTTTAACCAGTATCAAACAGAAAGCGGGCAAAAGATAAAATCAGAAGTAGTAAAAACCGTATATGATTCCACAAAAGGACAGCCGGGCCTTGTGTGCTGGTTTGGCGAGCTTTTAACAGAAACATACAATCCCGGCACAGACAAAATTATTAACATGTCAGTATGGGAAAATGTTTATGCAGCAGCCCTTCATAAAGAATGGAACAACACGGTTTTAAATCTCATAAAAAAGGCACAGGGACAATATGCAGATTATGTGCTTGAACTTTTCACCAAATCAGACCTGCCTTTCAGCATCCGTGCAGAATGGTGCAGCTATCTGTATTTAAACGGAATTATTGACAGCATGGAATCAGGGGACTCATCAGGCAGCAGGACTTATGTATGCCGGTTTTCATCTCCTTTTGTCCAGACCTGCCTTTACGAAGCCTTTACAATGGATTTTGCAGGAGACCGCCTGCCTATTCTTGCCCTTGATCCCTTAGATACTCTTTCAGATGTGTTTGAACCTCCTGAACTCAATATCCCGGCACTGCTGGAAAGATATAAAGCATATTTAAAACGCCTCAAAGCAAAAGGCATAAATCCCTGGAAGGACCAGCCAAGACGCAGCGATCTGCATTATACTGAATATGTAGGACATTTTCACCTGTATTTCTGGCTCAGACAGGCAATTGAAGACATCTGTATTATCAGCCCGGAATTTCCCACAGGCAACGGCCGTGTTGATCTGCATTTAAAATGTGATGGGAAACAAGGCATAATTGAAGTAAAAAGCTTTCAGAAGCAGTCAAAGCTGGAAAGAGCAAAAGAGCAGGCAGTAAAATACGCTGAAAAACTAAATATTTCAGCCATAACCTTAGCAGTGTTTGTACCTGTGGAAGATGAAAACATACTGGCAAAACTCTCAAGCAGGCAGATAATTGACGGGATAACCCTGGATGTATCAGCAATAGGCTGGGTTTGA